The following coding sequences lie in one Cloeon dipterum chromosome 1, ieCloDipt1.1, whole genome shotgun sequence genomic window:
- the LOC135944458 gene encoding homeobox protein bagpipe-like, protein MELRQYQAASKQQAAGKDAALPVASEAAAPFTAASGLLYGTPPAGHHHLFGGRKISKSFTIDAILGLHHHQAGGQQCWKGKAIDAVATKADIVASIAAACRNNLNNHANNAQGKGTKRKHEDEYGSSKLSGGGGGTKSKRVRTIFTPEQLERLEAEFERQQYMVGPERLYLASTLHLTEAQVKVWFQNRRIKWRKQHLEIQQQRLAAIKQQQRLQPSQEEEEEESFSLESSASDEGQPEGGSSNFFDYMMQQQQQPLN, encoded by the exons ATGGAGCTGAGACAGTACCAGGCGGCCAGCAAGCAGCAGGCGGCCGGCAAGGACGCGGCACTGCCGGTGGCCTCCGAGGCGGCCGCCCCCTTCACGGCCGCCTCGGGCCTCCTGTACGGCACGCCGCCCGCCGGCCACCACCACTTGTTCGGCGGCCGCAAGATCAGCAAGTCGTTCACCATCGACGCCATACTTGGCCTGCACCACCACCAGGCCGGCGGCCAGCAGTGCTGGAAGGGCAAAGCCATCGACGCGGTGGCCACCAAGGCCGACATCGTCGCCTCCATCGCGGCCGCCTGCCGCAACAACCTTAACAACCATGCCAACAACGCTCAGG GAAAGGGAACGAAGCGGAAACACGAAGACGAGTACGGCTCGTCGAAACTGtcaggcggcggcggtggcacgAAGAGCAAGAGGGTGCGGACCATTTTCACCCCCGAACAGCTCGAGAGATTGGAGGCCGAGTTCGAGCGACAACAGTATATGGTCGGCCCGGAAAGACTCTATCTCGCGTCCACACTTCATCTCACTGAGGCCCAG GTGAAGGTGTGGTTCCAGAACCGGCGGATAAAGTGGCGGAAGCAGCATCTGGAGATCCAGCAGCAGCGACTGGCGGCCATAAAACAACAGCAGCGACTGCAGCCGAGccaggaggaggaggaggaagaaagTTTCAGTTTGGAAAGTTCTGCTTCCGACGAAGGACAGCCCGAGGGTGgaagcagcaattttttcgACTACATgatgcaacagcagcagcagcccctGAACTAA
- the sbr gene encoding nuclear RNA export factor 1 isoform X2: protein MPRYTNKGNNNWKRQGHNKPAGYYDHGNRQGGGDHGNRQGGGDQNRRVSFPKSNRLNKHSRKDYRKLKERLLNDEDFQMSGEGTSQRRGGFNRHGKGGRSFQGPGKGRLENHTGWFRALIINGASHDKSFLLASLKNFVAPTELIPIYYQIEEHDSFFYIDDYAAAEAVMRADKQMTLTGDTKVFIRVSPCTPKVALTDRLKEKIKMVMVSRYNTETKALDLTRFHADPELVEDSCCAISRPPVMSVILEVIGEHIPTLQALNLDHNCMSVTETLSSLARRAPHLQILYLGKNRFTGLNSLNIIKGLPLIELNLEGNILCRKFDSKTDYKSAVQKMFPKLVRLDGVDLTPAIGFDLEEKKVDLPESHSSFLCSEEGRDITLEFVKQYFGLYDSIDRSGLINAYHDTAVFSLTTAYNTPPTQQNATRLNDYLSHNRNLKRVNGHDRREELIKKGKTEISEFLCTLPRTQHDPASFTLDLSIFNAKLMLIFSLTGVFKEPDVKGEPHRHFYRKFVLLLSDAGVAIVNDMMHVTNATQNQIKKCFVAVPLPVAAVAPKPPVAAINQLEVVQSFSAQTGMNTEWSQKCLEETAWDVPRSLEVFTRLNQEGRIPQEAFIKI, encoded by the exons ATGCCGCGTTACACAAACAAAGGAAATAACAACTGGAAACGCCAGGGCCACAACAAGCCAGCAGGATATTATG ACCATGGCAACCGTCAGGGCGGAGGAGACCATGGCAACCGTCAGGGAGGAGGAGACCAGAACCGTCGAGTTTCGTTTCCAAAGTCCAACCGACTGAACAAGCACAGCCGCAAGGACTACCGAAAGCTGAAGGAGCGGCTGCTGAACGATGAAGACTTCCAGATGTCTGGCGAGGGTACGAGCCAGCGGCGAGGCGGTTTCAACAGGCACGGCAAGGGCGGCCGCAGCTTCCAAGGGCCGGGCAAGGGCCGGCTTGAGAACCACACGGGCTGGTTCCGTGCCCTGATCATCAATGGCGCCAGCCATGACAAGAGTTTCCTCTTGGCCAGCCTCAAAAATTTCGTTGCGCCTACTGAGCTTATTCCCATCTAT TACCAAATTGAGGAGCACGATTCATTTTTCTACATCGACGACTATGCAGCTGCTGAGGCTGTGATGCGGGCTGACAAACAGATGACTCTCACTGGTGACACCAAG GTTTTTATCCGAGTTTCACCTTGCACACCAAAAGTCGCTCTCACAGACAGATtgaaggagaaaataaaaatggtcatGGTGTCCAGATACAACACAGAAACGAAAGCACTCGATCTTACAAGATTTCACGCTGACCCGG AGCTTGTAGAGGATTCCTGTTGTGCCATTTCACGGCCGCCTGTGATGTCTGTCATCCTCGAGGTCATCGGAGAGCACATCCCCACTCTTCAAGCTTTGAATCTTGACCATAACTGCATGAGTGTCACCGAGACTCTGAGCAGCCTGGCGAGAAGAGCACCACATCTTCAAATTCTTTATCTTGGAAAGAACAGA TTCACGGGCCTCAATTCGCTGAATATCATTAAAGGACTTCCCCTCATAGAACTTAACCTGGAGGGAAACATTCTCTGTCGGAAATTCGACTCCAAGACTGACTATAAAAGTGCTGTGCAGAAAATGTTCCCCAAACTTGTTAGACTAGACGGTGTGGACTTGACCCCTGCCATCGGATTCGATCTTGAGGAGAAGAAGGTCGACCTGCCTGAGTCGCACAGCAGCTTTTTGTGCTCAGAGGAAGGCAGAGACATTACTCTTGAATTTGTCAAGCAGTACTTTGGCTTATACGACAGCATAGACAGATCGGGCTTGATCAACGCCTACCACGACACAGCAGTCTTTTCACTCACCACTGCGTACAACACTCCACCCACTCAACAAAACGCAACTAG ATTGAACGACTACCTTAGCCATAACAGAAATTTGAAGCGGGTGAATGGCCACGATAGGAGAGAGGAACTGATCAAGAAAGGAAAAACTGAGATTTCAGAGTTCCTGTGCACGCTACCGCGCACGCAGCACGACCCAGCCTCCTTCACGCTAGATCTTTCCATCTTTAAT GCCAAGCTGATGCTAATCTTCAGCTTAACGGGCGTATTCAAGGAGCCTGACGTGAAGGGCGAACCGCACCGGCACTTCTACCGCAAATTCGTGCTGCTACTCTCTGATGCAGGCGTCGCTATCGTGAATGACATGATGCATGTGACGAACGCTACGCAGAACCAAATCAAAAAGTGTTTTGTGGCGGTGCCGCTGCCGGTGGCTGCAGTCGCCCCCAAGCCTCCAGTCGCGGCCATTAACCAGTTGGAGGTGGTGCAGAGCTTTTCCGCGCAGACAGGAATGAACACTGAATGGTCGCAAAA GTGCCTAGAGGAAACCGCCTGGGACGTGCCAAGGTCGTTAGAAGTTTTTACAAGGTTGAACCAAGAAGGGAGGATCCCGCAAGAAGCATTTATCAAGATTTAA
- the sbr gene encoding nuclear RNA export factor 1 isoform X1, with protein sequence MPRYTNKGNNNWKRQGHNKPAGYYDPKLVDSFADHGNRQGGGDHGNRQGGGDQNRRVSFPKSNRLNKHSRKDYRKLKERLLNDEDFQMSGEGTSQRRGGFNRHGKGGRSFQGPGKGRLENHTGWFRALIINGASHDKSFLLASLKNFVAPTELIPIYYQIEEHDSFFYIDDYAAAEAVMRADKQMTLTGDTKVFIRVSPCTPKVALTDRLKEKIKMVMVSRYNTETKALDLTRFHADPELVEDSCCAISRPPVMSVILEVIGEHIPTLQALNLDHNCMSVTETLSSLARRAPHLQILYLGKNRFTGLNSLNIIKGLPLIELNLEGNILCRKFDSKTDYKSAVQKMFPKLVRLDGVDLTPAIGFDLEEKKVDLPESHSSFLCSEEGRDITLEFVKQYFGLYDSIDRSGLINAYHDTAVFSLTTAYNTPPTQQNATRLNDYLSHNRNLKRVNGHDRREELIKKGKTEISEFLCTLPRTQHDPASFTLDLSIFNAKLMLIFSLTGVFKEPDVKGEPHRHFYRKFVLLLSDAGVAIVNDMMHVTNATQNQIKKCFVAVPLPVAAVAPKPPVAAINQLEVVQSFSAQTGMNTEWSQKCLEETAWDVPRSLEVFTRLNQEGRIPQEAFIKI encoded by the exons ATGCCGCGTTACACAAACAAAGGAAATAACAACTGGAAACGCCAGGGCCACAACAAGCCAGCAGGATATTATG ATCCAAAACTGGTTGACTCTTTTGCAGACCATGGCAACCGTCAGGGCGGAGGAGACCATGGCAACCGTCAGGGAGGAGGAGACCAGAACCGTCGAGTTTCGTTTCCAAAGTCCAACCGACTGAACAAGCACAGCCGCAAGGACTACCGAAAGCTGAAGGAGCGGCTGCTGAACGATGAAGACTTCCAGATGTCTGGCGAGGGTACGAGCCAGCGGCGAGGCGGTTTCAACAGGCACGGCAAGGGCGGCCGCAGCTTCCAAGGGCCGGGCAAGGGCCGGCTTGAGAACCACACGGGCTGGTTCCGTGCCCTGATCATCAATGGCGCCAGCCATGACAAGAGTTTCCTCTTGGCCAGCCTCAAAAATTTCGTTGCGCCTACTGAGCTTATTCCCATCTAT TACCAAATTGAGGAGCACGATTCATTTTTCTACATCGACGACTATGCAGCTGCTGAGGCTGTGATGCGGGCTGACAAACAGATGACTCTCACTGGTGACACCAAG GTTTTTATCCGAGTTTCACCTTGCACACCAAAAGTCGCTCTCACAGACAGATtgaaggagaaaataaaaatggtcatGGTGTCCAGATACAACACAGAAACGAAAGCACTCGATCTTACAAGATTTCACGCTGACCCGG AGCTTGTAGAGGATTCCTGTTGTGCCATTTCACGGCCGCCTGTGATGTCTGTCATCCTCGAGGTCATCGGAGAGCACATCCCCACTCTTCAAGCTTTGAATCTTGACCATAACTGCATGAGTGTCACCGAGACTCTGAGCAGCCTGGCGAGAAGAGCACCACATCTTCAAATTCTTTATCTTGGAAAGAACAGA TTCACGGGCCTCAATTCGCTGAATATCATTAAAGGACTTCCCCTCATAGAACTTAACCTGGAGGGAAACATTCTCTGTCGGAAATTCGACTCCAAGACTGACTATAAAAGTGCTGTGCAGAAAATGTTCCCCAAACTTGTTAGACTAGACGGTGTGGACTTGACCCCTGCCATCGGATTCGATCTTGAGGAGAAGAAGGTCGACCTGCCTGAGTCGCACAGCAGCTTTTTGTGCTCAGAGGAAGGCAGAGACATTACTCTTGAATTTGTCAAGCAGTACTTTGGCTTATACGACAGCATAGACAGATCGGGCTTGATCAACGCCTACCACGACACAGCAGTCTTTTCACTCACCACTGCGTACAACACTCCACCCACTCAACAAAACGCAACTAG ATTGAACGACTACCTTAGCCATAACAGAAATTTGAAGCGGGTGAATGGCCACGATAGGAGAGAGGAACTGATCAAGAAAGGAAAAACTGAGATTTCAGAGTTCCTGTGCACGCTACCGCGCACGCAGCACGACCCAGCCTCCTTCACGCTAGATCTTTCCATCTTTAAT GCCAAGCTGATGCTAATCTTCAGCTTAACGGGCGTATTCAAGGAGCCTGACGTGAAGGGCGAACCGCACCGGCACTTCTACCGCAAATTCGTGCTGCTACTCTCTGATGCAGGCGTCGCTATCGTGAATGACATGATGCATGTGACGAACGCTACGCAGAACCAAATCAAAAAGTGTTTTGTGGCGGTGCCGCTGCCGGTGGCTGCAGTCGCCCCCAAGCCTCCAGTCGCGGCCATTAACCAGTTGGAGGTGGTGCAGAGCTTTTCCGCGCAGACAGGAATGAACACTGAATGGTCGCAAAA GTGCCTAGAGGAAACCGCCTGGGACGTGCCAAGGTCGTTAGAAGTTTTTACAAGGTTGAACCAAGAAGGGAGGATCCCGCAAGAAGCATTTATCAAGATTTAA
- the LOC135937012 gene encoding replication termination factor 2, whose amino-acid sequence MGCDGGTIPRRDELVRLKKKKEQKDKESELSFRWRHCAITQQPLQQPIVACGQGRLYSKESVLEGLLDRSKMPAVAQHITSLRDVKELNLTPNPAFAIKANGEKGESGHFRDPRESPYVCPVIGIEFSGKFKFVFSWNCGCVVSEKAIKEVPTSVCHKCQKPLLNEDLVYLNAEGEILERMVKQMEDRKAKLKASKKSKKGKAPEATVTSSEEAVQPSTSTSMEPEEDEKLKKGSKQQKRVRSPDRTKAKDLEKLTDPAYKKAKSEYSVANDNKASAVYKSLFTSHNDAKNQTKAHWVTYNPFYN is encoded by the coding sequence ATGGGTTGTGACGGTGGCACCATTCCTCGCCGAGATGAGCTTGTTCgtctgaagaaaaaaaaggaGCAGAAAGACAAGGAATCAGAACTGTCATTTCGCTGGAGGCACTGTGCAATTACGCAGCAACCCCTACAACAACCAATTGTAGCGTGCGGACAAGGTCGACTGTACAGCAAGGAATCAGTGCTGGAAGGGCTGCTGGACCGAAGCAAAATGCCCGCGGTGGCGCAGCACATTACCTCGCTGAGGGACGTTAAAGAACTCAATCTTACGCCTAATCCTGCATTCGCCATCAAAGCTAATGGCGAGAAGGGTGAGAGTGGACACTTCCGCGACCCTAGGGAGAGTCCGTACGTTTGTCCGGTGATCGGGATTGAGTTCagcggaaaattcaaatttgttttctcgTGGAACTGCGGCTGTGTCGTTTCAGAGAAAGCAATTAAGGAGGTGCCTACATCTGTGTGTCATAAATGCCAGAAGCCCCTTCTGAACGAGGATCTCGTGTACCTAAACGCCGAGGGCGAGATCCTGGAGCGGATGGTCAAGCAGATGGAGGACCGCAAGGCCAAGCTGAAGGCCAGCAAGAAAAGTAAGAAGGGCAAAGCCCCGGAGGCCACTGTTACGAGTAGTGAAGAGGCTGTCCAGCCTTCGACCTCGACTTCGATGGAGCCAGAGGAGGATGAAAAACTGAAGAAGGGCAGCAAGCAACAGAAAAGAGTTCGTTCGCCTGACAGGACGAAGGCTAAGGACCTTGAGAAGCTGACAGATCCGGCCTACAAGAAGGCCAAGTCTGAGTACAGTGTGGCCAACGACAACAAGGCTTCGGCCGTGTACAAATCTCTGTTCACAAGCCACAATGACGCTAAAAATCAGACCAAAGCCCACTGGGTAACATACAATCCCTTctataattaa